A single genomic interval of Alteromonas sp. BL110 harbors:
- the panC gene encoding pantoate--beta-alanine ligase, whose amino-acid sequence MKVLDSISALRDAVNTWRRNGETVGFVPTMGNLHDGHLKLVKKAKTHNDKVVVSIFVNPMQFGANEDLDAYPRTIEEDKTKLISVDADAVFLPSVAEMYPAGLDAQTFVEVPGISDSHCGASRPGHFRGVATVVTKLFNMVQPDDAFFGEKDFQQLQVIRALARDLSMAVKVHGVPTEREASGLAMSSRNGYLTDAEKATASAIFEEMQRIKTSIEGGNTNFVELESTMVTNLEAKGFKKDYCQVVNAATFEAASDSDKELVLLVAMFMGKTRLIDNMQITRR is encoded by the coding sequence ATGAAGGTGCTTGATAGTATTTCAGCATTACGCGACGCCGTAAATACGTGGCGTCGAAATGGTGAAACCGTAGGTTTTGTCCCCACGATGGGTAACCTGCACGACGGTCATCTTAAACTAGTTAAAAAAGCAAAAACACATAACGACAAAGTGGTGGTAAGCATTTTTGTAAACCCCATGCAATTTGGTGCAAATGAAGATTTAGACGCCTATCCACGTACTATTGAAGAAGACAAAACAAAGCTTATTTCTGTAGATGCAGATGCCGTATTTTTACCAAGCGTCGCAGAGATGTATCCTGCAGGGCTTGACGCTCAAACCTTCGTTGAAGTGCCTGGTATATCAGACTCTCACTGTGGCGCGAGTCGTCCGGGACATTTTCGCGGTGTAGCCACCGTTGTTACCAAGCTGTTTAACATGGTACAGCCAGATGACGCTTTCTTTGGCGAGAAAGACTTTCAACAGCTACAAGTGATCCGTGCTTTAGCGCGCGATTTATCAATGGCAGTAAAGGTTCATGGCGTACCTACCGAGCGCGAAGCGTCAGGACTGGCGATGAGCTCCAGAAATGGCTACCTTACAGACGCGGAAAAAGCCACAGCAAGCGCTATTTTTGAAGAGATGCAGCGTATTAAAACGAGCATTGAAGGTGGCAATACTAACTTTGTTGAGCTTGAAAGCACCATGGTTACCAACCTTGAAGCGAAAGGCTTTAAGAAAGACTACTGCCAGGTGGTTAACGCTGCTACGTTTGAAGCGGCCAGCGATAGCGACAAGGAACTAGTGCTGCTAGTTGCTATGTTTATGGGTAAGACCCGTTTAATCGACAACATGCAAATAACGCGACGCTAA
- the panB gene encoding 3-methyl-2-oxobutanoate hydroxymethyltransferase translates to MKKVTVSGLLKKKQAGEKITSLTAYDASFAKMFDEQGVDALLIGDSLGMVLQGEDDTLPVTIDDIAYHTKSVRRGTERAFVLADMPFMSYATPEQTYANAAKLMAAGASMVKMEGGSWLCDTIKGLNLRGVPVCGHLGLTPQSVHVFGGFKVQGREASQAEKLLSEAKALEEAGIQLLVLECVPSSLGKAVSEALTIPVIGIGAGKDTDGQILVMHDMFGISANYMPKFSKNYLIETGDMRKAVSKYIEDVQSGAFPSAEHSFE, encoded by the coding sequence ATGAAGAAAGTAACAGTATCTGGCTTGCTTAAGAAAAAGCAGGCTGGGGAAAAGATCACCTCTTTAACGGCTTACGACGCCAGCTTCGCCAAAATGTTCGATGAACAAGGCGTAGACGCCCTTCTAATCGGCGACTCTTTAGGCATGGTTCTTCAGGGTGAAGACGACACCCTTCCAGTAACTATCGACGACATTGCCTACCACACCAAAAGTGTGCGTCGTGGTACCGAGCGCGCCTTCGTTTTAGCTGATATGCCGTTTATGTCTTACGCGACACCAGAGCAAACCTACGCTAATGCGGCAAAGTTAATGGCTGCTGGTGCAAGCATGGTAAAGATGGAAGGTGGAAGCTGGTTATGTGACACCATTAAAGGCTTAAACCTTCGCGGTGTACCCGTGTGCGGACATTTAGGCTTAACGCCGCAGTCAGTTCACGTATTCGGTGGATTCAAAGTACAAGGTCGTGAAGCAAGCCAAGCAGAAAAGCTGCTTAGCGAAGCAAAAGCATTAGAAGAAGCCGGTATTCAGCTACTAGTGCTCGAATGCGTACCTTCATCACTAGGAAAAGCAGTAAGCGAAGCCTTAACCATACCGGTAATAGGCATAGGTGCAGGTAAAGATACCGACGGCCAAATTCTAGTGATGCACGATATGTTTGGTATAAGCGCTAACTACATGCCTAAGTTCTCTAAGAACTATCTTATAGAAACCGGAGATATGCGCAAAGCAGTATCAAAATACATTGAAGATGTGCAAAGCGGTGCGTTTCCTTCTGCCGAACACAGCTTTGAATAA
- the folK gene encoding 2-amino-4-hydroxy-6-hydroxymethyldihydropteridine diphosphokinase yields the protein MHKEHVYIGVGSNLGNSQEKAQRAFDAINQLEDTRVLKTSSLYSSKPMGPQDQPDYINAVCLIETSLKPHGLLKQLQRIELEEGRERKGERWGPRTLDLDILLYGSETIDTADLIIPHYGMAGREFVMVPLFEIAPNMVMHDGKPISAWVANCSLDGLSRLRTSN from the coding sequence ATGCATAAAGAGCATGTTTACATTGGCGTAGGCAGTAACCTTGGCAATAGCCAAGAAAAAGCGCAGCGTGCGTTTGATGCCATTAACCAATTAGAAGATACTCGCGTACTTAAAACCTCTTCGCTTTATTCCAGCAAGCCGATGGGGCCGCAAGACCAACCCGACTATATCAACGCGGTGTGCTTAATAGAAACGTCACTTAAGCCTCACGGATTGTTAAAACAACTTCAGCGCATCGAGCTAGAAGAAGGTCGAGAGCGTAAAGGAGAACGCTGGGGTCCGCGCACGCTGGATTTAGATATATTGCTATACGGCAGCGAAACTATCGATACTGCAGACCTGATCATTCCTCACTACGGTATGGCGGGGCGTGAGTTTGTTATGGTACCGCTGTTTGAAATTGCACCCAATATGGTAATGCACGACGGAAAGCCTATTTCAGCGTGGGTTGCTAACTGCTCGCTAGACGGACTTAGTCGCCTGCGCACTTCCAATTAG
- the pcnB gene encoding polynucleotide adenylyltransferase PcnB produces MTRGEHGISREDVSANALKVMYRLNGAGFESYLVGGCVRDILMGHEPKDFDVVTNATPEQIKGLFRNCRLIGRRFRLAHIVFGREIIEVATFRGHHQESDEDENLPKGKAVAKRDAHGQLVRDNVFGTIEEDAERRDFTFNAMYYSVADFTVKDFANGLAAIEKREVELIGDPETRYREDPVRMLRAVRFAVKLGMSIEDKTALPIKSLANLLQNIPAARLFEETLKLFLSGKGEETFLMLHEYGLIEPLFPQLAPFLKDENSREMQFVRRVLANTDERINSNQRVTPAFLYAALLWYPVEEQSQRLQSESGLNAFDAFNIASGEVIARQTQRIMIPKRFSTVIRDIWILQQRLPKRFGRRAFQLLTHPKFRAGYDFLLVRGQTEGGDLLELAQWWTHFQHADNGKQKGMLNALRKSEGGAKGAPRKRKRKPAAKRGPDA; encoded by the coding sequence ATGACCCGTGGAGAACACGGCATATCTCGTGAAGATGTAAGTGCAAATGCATTGAAAGTAATGTATCGCCTTAATGGAGCTGGCTTCGAATCCTATTTGGTAGGAGGCTGTGTACGCGACATTTTGATGGGTCACGAACCTAAAGACTTCGACGTGGTAACTAACGCTACGCCTGAGCAAATAAAGGGGCTTTTTAGAAATTGCCGTCTTATCGGCAGGCGTTTTCGCTTAGCTCACATTGTATTTGGTCGAGAAATTATTGAAGTTGCTACATTCCGAGGACATCACCAAGAGTCTGACGAAGATGAAAACCTGCCAAAGGGCAAAGCTGTCGCAAAGCGTGACGCACACGGACAGCTAGTACGCGATAACGTATTTGGTACCATCGAAGAAGATGCTGAGCGCCGTGACTTTACTTTTAACGCCATGTATTACAGTGTGGCTGACTTTACAGTAAAAGACTTTGCAAATGGCCTAGCCGCGATAGAAAAGCGTGAAGTTGAGCTAATTGGTGATCCGGAAACACGTTACCGTGAAGATCCGGTGCGTATGCTGCGCGCGGTACGTTTTGCCGTTAAACTTGGCATGAGTATCGAAGATAAAACCGCATTACCGATTAAATCTCTGGCGAACCTTTTGCAGAACATACCAGCAGCGCGTTTGTTTGAAGAAACCCTTAAACTGTTTTTATCGGGTAAAGGGGAAGAAACATTCCTAATGCTGCACGAGTACGGCCTAATTGAGCCCTTATTCCCTCAACTTGCGCCGTTTTTGAAAGATGAAAACAGCCGTGAGATGCAGTTTGTCCGTCGTGTACTAGCGAACACAGATGAACGGATTAATAGTAATCAGCGTGTTACACCCGCATTTTTATACGCCGCATTATTGTGGTACCCAGTAGAGGAACAATCTCAGCGTTTGCAAAGTGAATCAGGCTTAAATGCTTTTGATGCATTCAATATTGCATCAGGCGAGGTTATTGCCCGTCAAACTCAGCGTATAATGATTCCGAAGCGTTTCTCTACCGTCATACGGGACATATGGATTTTACAGCAGCGCCTACCCAAGCGCTTTGGTCGTCGTGCGTTTCAATTGCTTACCCATCCGAAATTCAGAGCTGGTTATGACTTTTTGCTAGTACGTGGCCAAACAGAAGGCGGCGACCTACTTGAACTCGCCCAGTGGTGGACGCACTTCCAGCACGCTGACAATGGTAAACAAAAAGGCATGCTTAACGCGCTTCGCAAAAGTGAGGGTGGCGCAAAAGGTGCTCCGCGCAAACGCAAGCGTAAACCAGCAGCGAAACGAGGTCCAGATGCATAA
- the gluQRS gene encoding tRNA glutamyl-Q(34) synthetase GluQRS, with protein MHNHYVGRFAPSPSGQLHFGSLVTAVASYLDAKSHNGKWLLRMEDIDEPRCIAGVDKAILTTLETHGLHWDGDVIYQSEQHPRYQAVLDDLLSQERAYLCTCTRKQIKAMGGIYNGNCRDKLVCTATQDCALRLKVDAPLEAFEDVLMGKVLPSISNAKSNAEDVVLKRRDGLFSYNLVVILDDVFQQVNCVMRGCDLIDVTPLQRAVYKTLGYTAPQYGHVPVASVAPGRKLSKQNRAAPVNNETALANIVRVMHFLGFSFPNASEFDDIDSVLKTAILMWDRKKVVKTPEIIVPQHESTYYSGPL; from the coding sequence ATGCATAACCACTATGTAGGGCGTTTTGCTCCCTCCCCCTCTGGCCAACTACATTTCGGTTCACTCGTTACTGCTGTTGCCAGCTACCTAGATGCAAAAAGCCATAATGGCAAATGGTTGCTTCGCATGGAAGACATTGACGAACCGCGCTGTATAGCAGGCGTTGACAAAGCTATTCTTACCACTTTAGAAACCCATGGGCTCCATTGGGACGGTGATGTTATCTATCAAAGTGAGCAACACCCACGTTATCAAGCGGTTCTTGATGATTTACTTTCTCAAGAGCGAGCCTATCTTTGCACGTGTACACGTAAGCAGATTAAAGCTATGGGCGGCATTTATAACGGCAACTGTCGCGATAAATTAGTGTGCACAGCTACACAGGACTGCGCACTGCGCCTAAAAGTAGATGCGCCGCTTGAAGCCTTTGAAGATGTACTCATGGGTAAAGTACTCCCCTCTATTTCAAACGCCAAATCAAACGCCGAAGATGTTGTACTAAAACGGCGTGACGGTTTGTTTTCATATAACCTTGTGGTCATTTTGGACGATGTATTTCAGCAAGTTAACTGTGTAATGAGAGGGTGCGACCTTATTGATGTAACGCCACTGCAACGCGCGGTGTATAAAACACTTGGTTACACCGCCCCCCAATACGGACATGTGCCGGTAGCGTCTGTGGCGCCAGGCAGAAAGCTGAGTAAACAAAACCGAGCAGCCCCCGTTAACAACGAAACCGCGCTAGCGAATATTGTGCGTGTTATGCACTTTTTAGGCTTTTCCTTTCCAAATGCTTCAGAATTTGATGATATTGATTCAGTGCTCAAGACGGCAATTTTGATGTGGGATAGGAAAAAAGTAGTGAAAACACCCGAAATTATTGTTCCACAGCATGAATCCACTTATTATAGCGGACCTTTATAG
- the dksA gene encoding RNA polymerase-binding protein DksA, protein MPTGKETKSLGLLALAGLQPYEPKADEEYMGEPQLEHFRLLLKAWRNQLREEVDRTVTHMKDEAANFPDPVDRAAQEEEFSLELRTRDRERKLIKKIEKTLKRIEEDDFGFCDSCGIEIGIRRLEARPTADLCIDCKTMAEIKEKQLQG, encoded by the coding sequence ATGCCAACAGGAAAAGAAACAAAATCCCTAGGACTATTAGCGCTGGCAGGTTTGCAGCCGTACGAGCCAAAAGCTGACGAAGAGTACATGGGCGAGCCCCAATTGGAGCACTTTCGTCTATTGCTTAAAGCGTGGCGTAATCAACTTCGTGAAGAGGTTGACCGTACGGTAACGCACATGAAGGATGAAGCAGCAAACTTCCCTGATCCTGTAGACCGTGCAGCTCAAGAAGAAGAGTTCAGCCTTGAATTACGTACACGAGACCGTGAGCGTAAGCTAATAAAGAAAATTGAAAAAACGCTTAAGCGCATTGAAGAAGACGATTTCGGCTTCTGCGATTCATGTGGTATCGAAATTGGTATTCGTCGCCTAGAAGCGCGTCCTACAGCTGATTTATGTATCGACTGTAAGACCATGGCTGAAATCAAAGAAAAGCAACTTCAAGGTTAA
- the sfsA gene encoding DNA/RNA nuclease SfsA: MKFSPSLLRGTLIKRYKRFLADVELDDGSIVTAHCPNTGAMTGCAEPGYTVYLSESTNPKRKLKYTWELAQTFDGHFIGINTHNANKLVAEALDNKVLSEFSGISGWKAEVTPPTANSRFDFALTRENAQRQELTEYMEVKSVTLAEYNKGYFPDAVTQRGAKHCLELARLAQSGIKTSLLFCVQHTAIKSVQVAEHIDPTYAQSVQIAANEGVTMLAAGCIIDEQKILLNQLLPVIL; this comes from the coding sequence ATGAAGTTTTCACCTTCCTTATTACGCGGCACCTTGATTAAAAGGTACAAGCGTTTTCTTGCCGACGTTGAGCTAGACGACGGTTCAATCGTTACTGCTCATTGTCCCAATACAGGTGCAATGACCGGCTGCGCTGAACCGGGATACACGGTTTATTTAAGTGAGTCGACAAACCCTAAGCGAAAGCTCAAATATACATGGGAACTTGCCCAAACGTTCGATGGTCACTTCATCGGCATTAACACTCACAATGCTAATAAGTTGGTGGCAGAAGCACTAGATAACAAGGTGCTAAGCGAATTTTCCGGTATTAGCGGTTGGAAAGCAGAAGTAACACCGCCTACTGCCAATAGCCGATTCGACTTCGCGTTGACCAGAGAAAATGCGCAGCGTCAAGAACTTACAGAATATATGGAAGTAAAATCGGTAACCCTAGCGGAATATAATAAAGGTTACTTTCCCGATGCGGTAACTCAGCGAGGAGCAAAACACTGCTTGGAACTAGCTCGCTTAGCGCAAAGCGGTATAAAGACCAGCTTGTTATTCTGCGTGCAACATACCGCTATTAAAAGTGTTCAAGTTGCAGAGCATATTGATCCAACCTATGCACAAAGCGTACAGATTGCCGCTAATGAAGGCGTAACTATGCTTGCCGCAGGCTGTATAATTGATGAACAAAAAATCCTATTAAATCAATTACTCCCTGTGATTTTATAA
- the pepB gene encoding aminopeptidase PepB — translation MAEFTVSLSTNSAEAVWGESAKLSFTESGAVIHLPDDKLNERLIQQAARKLDGLGLPAVALKGDWHKEQQWAFALSFTRALKPASIQWADTADKAALEQEYAALLFTRQLVNETPEDLSPETLATRAAQWLKSLGGDKVTYSMTVGEDLKEQGWIGIYNVGRGSERPPAMLVLDYNPTGNADAPVDAVLVGKGITFDSGGYSIKSSEGMLDMKCDMGGAATVTGALGLSISQGSEKRIQLILCCAENLISGHAYKLGDVLTYKNGVTVEVVNTDAEGRLVLADGLMAATETGAPLIIDAATLTGAAMVALGSDYHGVFSLDDNARDQMLKAAKAENERFWPLPLEDFHANRCPSAFADTANSRPMKGGGGGGASNAAGFLSRFVKPEGWVHLDLAAAYHGGATSEMPVGATAKGIRSIARMLKDFSA, via the coding sequence ATGGCAGAATTTACCGTAAGCCTCTCAACCAATAGCGCTGAAGCTGTATGGGGCGAAAGCGCTAAGCTTTCTTTCACTGAATCAGGCGCAGTTATACACTTGCCTGATGACAAGCTTAACGAGCGTTTAATTCAGCAAGCGGCGAGAAAATTAGATGGCCTTGGATTGCCTGCCGTTGCGCTTAAGGGGGATTGGCACAAAGAACAACAGTGGGCGTTTGCACTTAGCTTTACTCGCGCGCTCAAGCCAGCGTCTATTCAATGGGCGGATACGGCTGACAAAGCTGCGCTAGAGCAAGAGTACGCGGCTTTATTATTTACCCGACAGCTGGTAAACGAAACGCCGGAAGATCTTAGCCCTGAAACCTTAGCGACACGCGCTGCGCAGTGGCTCAAGTCGTTAGGTGGAGACAAAGTCACCTACTCAATGACAGTAGGTGAAGACCTTAAAGAGCAAGGCTGGATAGGAATTTATAACGTAGGTCGCGGTAGTGAGCGCCCGCCTGCAATGCTGGTACTTGATTATAACCCCACAGGCAATGCAGATGCCCCTGTCGATGCTGTGCTAGTAGGGAAAGGTATTACTTTCGACAGCGGCGGTTACAGCATTAAATCTAGCGAAGGTATGTTAGATATGAAGTGCGACATGGGTGGCGCGGCAACGGTAACCGGTGCGTTAGGGTTATCTATTTCCCAAGGCAGCGAAAAGCGTATCCAGTTAATATTGTGCTGTGCGGAGAACCTTATAAGTGGTCATGCTTATAAGCTTGGCGATGTACTTACCTACAAAAATGGGGTAACCGTTGAAGTTGTTAACACCGATGCAGAAGGGCGTTTGGTACTGGCTGATGGTCTGATGGCGGCAACGGAAACTGGCGCACCGCTTATTATCGATGCCGCAACGTTAACGGGTGCTGCAATGGTTGCATTAGGCTCTGATTATCACGGCGTATTCTCGCTAGATGATAATGCGCGCGATCAAATGCTTAAAGCAGCAAAAGCTGAGAATGAACGCTTTTGGCCATTACCCCTTGAAGATTTTCACGCAAACCGTTGCCCGTCAGCGTTTGCTGACACGGCGAACAGTCGCCCGATGAAAGGTGGCGGCGGTGGCGGTGCGTCAAACGCAGCGGGCTTCTTATCGCGCTTTGTTAAACCAGAAGGCTGGGTGCATTTAGATTTGGCTGCTGCTTATCACGGTGGAGCAACCTCTGAAATGCCAGTAGGTGCAACAGCAAAAGGCATTCGCTCAATTGCCAGAATGCTGAAAGATTTCAGTGCATAA
- a CDS encoding helix-turn-helix domain-containing protein, with protein sequence MSLMTVKEVAAFLGVQEVRVERLERESLLVSKDKDTDGNPLFDSGDVERYKKLAERLGGI encoded by the coding sequence ATGAGTTTGATGACGGTAAAAGAAGTGGCGGCATTTCTTGGTGTTCAAGAAGTACGCGTAGAGCGTCTAGAGCGCGAAAGCCTTTTAGTATCAAAAGACAAAGATACCGACGGTAACCCACTTTTTGATAGCGGTGACGTTGAACGTTATAAGAAACTGGCTGAACGCTTAGGCGGGATCTAA
- a CDS encoding YhgN family NAAT transporter encodes MDTWSAAVMLFLIMDPLGNLPVFMSVLKSIEPKRRQFILIRELLFALGILFLFLFSGQSVLNFLNVEQETVSIAGGIILFLIALKMIFPSSGNPSGLAVGEEPFLVPLAIPMIAGPSTLAALILLANQAPDRMVDWSLALAASWSISAVILLFSNVFHKILGERGLVAMERLMGMILVMIAIQMLLDGVTKYFMHATGAL; translated from the coding sequence ATGGATACTTGGTCCGCTGCCGTTATGCTTTTTCTGATCATGGATCCTCTCGGTAATCTGCCGGTTTTTATGTCAGTGCTTAAATCGATTGAGCCCAAACGACGTCAATTTATTCTTATTCGAGAGCTTTTGTTTGCTCTTGGTATTTTGTTCTTATTTCTATTCAGCGGTCAGTCCGTACTCAATTTTTTGAATGTTGAGCAAGAAACTGTGAGTATTGCCGGTGGCATCATTTTATTTCTTATCGCGCTTAAGATGATATTTCCGTCGTCTGGTAATCCAAGCGGATTGGCAGTGGGTGAAGAGCCTTTCTTGGTGCCTCTTGCTATTCCTATGATCGCTGGCCCTTCAACGTTAGCGGCGTTAATACTTCTTGCTAATCAAGCACCAGATAGAATGGTGGATTGGTCACTAGCGCTTGCCGCTTCGTGGTCGATTAGCGCAGTGATCTTATTATTTTCAAACGTGTTTCATAAAATTTTAGGAGAGCGCGGGCTAGTTGCGATGGAGCGATTAATGGGTATGATCCTCGTTATGATCGCTATCCAGATGTTATTAGATGGCGTTACTAAATATTTCATGCATGCCACTGGAGCCCTTTAA